The Hypanus sabinus isolate sHypSab1 chromosome 5, sHypSab1.hap1, whole genome shotgun sequence genome has a segment encoding these proteins:
- the LOC132394414 gene encoding small ribosomal subunit protein uS19 — protein MADPVEQKKKRTFRKFTYRGVDLDQLLDMSYEQLMQLYCARQRRRVNRGLRRKQQSLLKRLRKAKKEAPPMEKPEVVKTHLRDMVILPEMVGSMVGVYNGKTFNQVEIKPEMIGHYLGEFSITYKPVKHGRPGIGATHSSRFIPLK, from the coding sequence ATGGCGGACCCAGTAGAGCAGAAGAAGAAAAGGACCTTTAGGAAATTCACCTATCGAGGTGTGGATCTGGACCAGCTCCTTGATATGTCCTATGAACAGTTGATGCAATTGTATTGTGCTCGACAGCGGAGGCGTGTGAACAGGGGTCTGCGCCGTAAGCAGCAATCCCTCCTGAAGAGGCTGCGCAAGGCCAAAAAGGAAGCTCCGCCTATGGAGAAACCCGAAGTCGTTAAGACACATCTTCGTGACATGGTTATCCTTCCAGAGATGGTTGGCAGCATGGTTGGTGTATACAATGGCAAAACGTTTAACCAGGTTGAAATCAAGCCTGAAATGATTGGCCATTACCTTGGAGAGTTCTCCATCACCTACAAACCCGTCAAGCACGGCAGACCCGGTATTGGTGCCACTCACTCCTCCAGATTCATCCCTCTGAAGTAG